One Paenibacillus sp. FSL W8-0186 genomic window carries:
- a CDS encoding response regulator transcription factor has product MIRILVVDDDPFIRELVRLALRSDHYGILEAANGTEAIAMIHDERLELAIVDIMMPGPDGLEVCREIKRYLDIPVLMLTAKGTNLDKVTGFQAGTDDYVVKPFDPKELSYRVKALLRRYRLDRGYSLQVGQLYMNAERQVSVGQQVISLPPKEFELLYRLASQPNRTLTREQIIERVWGGDFEGGERTVDVHVKRLRERFSGLTDSFEIVTVRGLGYRLEVKYV; this is encoded by the coding sequence ATGATAAGAATATTGGTAGTGGACGACGATCCTTTTATTCGCGAATTGGTCAGACTTGCATTGCGGTCAGATCATTACGGCATTCTGGAAGCGGCTAATGGTACAGAGGCGATCGCCATGATCCATGATGAAAGACTGGAGCTGGCGATCGTGGACATCATGATGCCTGGCCCGGACGGACTCGAAGTGTGCCGCGAAATCAAACGGTATCTGGATATCCCCGTGCTCATGCTGACGGCCAAGGGGACGAACCTCGACAAGGTCACCGGCTTTCAGGCAGGTACGGATGACTATGTGGTGAAGCCGTTTGATCCGAAGGAGCTGAGCTATAGGGTAAAAGCTCTTTTGCGGAGATACCGGCTGGACCGGGGATACTCTCTTCAGGTGGGTCAATTATACATGAATGCCGAGAGACAGGTTTCTGTTGGCCAGCAAGTCATATCCTTGCCTCCTAAAGAGTTTGAGCTGTTGTATCGGCTAGCCTCGCAGCCCAATCGGACTTTAACCCGAGAGCAAATTATTGAGCGTGTTTGGGGCGGTGATTTTGAAGGGGGCGAACGAACTGTAGACGTACACGTGAAGCGGCTAAGAGAAAGGTTCTCCGGGCTGACGGACAGCTTTGAAATCGTAACCGTCAGGGGGCTTGGATACAGGCTGGAGGTTAAGTATGTTTAA
- a CDS encoding TetR/AcrR family transcriptional regulator, whose amino-acid sequence MPKIVDHEERRERIAKAMWQVILDKGMEGATVRNIAQEAGLSLGALRHYFQNQDDLLVYAMTLVKDRVTARIEAIMKRGLPPKEMVMAMLLEIVPINEETRIEMDVWFVFVAHVKHRKDTVGLINDGLFEAFQKMVGYLHSTGWLKEGLSLEFEIERLYALIDGLAMHALLDPDRVDRSRVIDVIRYHLDSICRA is encoded by the coding sequence ATGCCAAAAATCGTAGATCATGAAGAACGACGGGAGCGCATTGCCAAGGCGATGTGGCAGGTTATTCTGGATAAAGGAATGGAAGGGGCGACAGTGCGTAATATTGCACAGGAGGCGGGGCTCTCGCTTGGGGCATTACGCCATTATTTTCAAAACCAGGATGATCTGCTTGTCTATGCGATGACGCTGGTCAAAGATAGAGTCACTGCGCGCATTGAGGCCATTATGAAGCGGGGTTTGCCGCCGAAGGAAATGGTCATGGCAATGCTTCTTGAAATCGTGCCGATTAATGAGGAAACACGCATTGAAATGGACGTCTGGTTTGTCTTTGTTGCCCATGTGAAGCATCGGAAGGATACGGTCGGACTAATTAATGATGGACTATTTGAAGCGTTCCAAAAAATGGTCGGCTATTTGCATTCCACAGGGTGGTTGAAGGAAGGCTTGAGCCTGGAGTTTGAAATTGAACGGCTGTACGCTTTGATAGATGGGTTAGCCATGCATGCCCTACTTGATCCTGATCGGGTGGACCGAAGCCGTGTCATTGACGTGATTCGCTATCATCTCGATTCGATTTGCAGGGCCTGA
- a CDS encoding multidrug efflux SMR transporter, with the protein MAWGYLIIAGLFEIIGVIGVKRVAERSNFLNNLILIAGFIISFTFLTYAMKDIPLSTAYAVWTGIGTLGSTLIGILFFKEPRNALRVFCILGIIFTIIGLKLVS; encoded by the coding sequence ATGGCATGGGGCTACTTGATTATCGCAGGGCTATTTGAAATTATCGGTGTCATCGGCGTGAAGAGAGTCGCTGAACGGAGCAATTTTCTAAATAACTTGATATTAATCGCCGGATTTATCATCAGCTTTACTTTTTTAACCTATGCGATGAAGGATATCCCTCTATCGACGGCATATGCAGTTTGGACGGGAATTGGCACGCTTGGCTCTACTTTGATCGGAATATTGTTTTTTAAGGAGCCGCGAAATGCGTTAAGAGTCTTTTGTATTCTAGGCATTATCTTCACCATTATCGGTTTGAAGCTGGTGAGCTAA
- a CDS encoding YdeI/OmpD-associated family protein, translating into MNSPTNVVAKLNLNKYESKLILNQPEDIAYFNELQYDSEMTKEKYDLIFVFIFNMDQFKEYLDLVIRKQAIHENGYLFFAYPKKNNRKYKEYIDRDSFFEQNAVNEEGYVSGSTLKFSRMVSMDDVFTVIGLKSQASRKSKPTNAKSSQRVDDYVDYISSIREYLSSDKELLELYDHLTAGYQKDWARYVYSAKKSETQEKRLQQMKDILAQGYKSLDLYRRREQ; encoded by the coding sequence ATGAATTCGCCAACTAATGTGGTGGCCAAATTAAATCTGAACAAATACGAATCGAAGCTGATTCTAAATCAGCCAGAAGATATAGCGTACTTTAATGAGCTGCAATACGACTCCGAAATGACGAAGGAGAAGTATGATCTTATTTTTGTATTCATATTTAATATGGATCAGTTTAAGGAGTATTTGGATCTCGTTATTCGTAAGCAGGCCATTCATGAGAATGGATATTTATTTTTTGCCTATCCGAAGAAAAACAACCGCAAATACAAGGAGTATATCGACCGGGACAGCTTTTTTGAACAAAACGCAGTGAATGAGGAAGGATATGTATCCGGCAGTACGTTGAAGTTTTCACGGATGGTCAGCATGGATGATGTCTTTACTGTTATAGGCTTGAAATCGCAAGCTTCAAGGAAGAGTAAACCGACTAACGCAAAGAGCAGCCAGCGGGTTGACGATTACGTGGATTATATCTCCAGCATTCGCGAGTATTTGAGCAGCGATAAGGAGCTGCTGGAACTATATGATCATTTAACGGCTGGTTATCAGAAAGACTGGGCACGTTATGTATACAGCGCAAAAAAAAGCGAGACCCAGGAGAAACGTTTGCAGCAGATGAAGGATATTTTGGCTCAGGGCTATAAGTCGCTGGATCTATATAGAAGAAGAGAGCAGTAA
- a CDS encoding nitroreductase family protein gives MSELTNVLKERRSATKFHPEAKISGQELEEIFSLVKYAPSAFNLQHAHYVVVHDPEKKNKVYEAANKQYKIKTASAAILVLGDLNAYENVRQLNEGMLHLGIINKQELDMTVESVTQFYEERGDSFKRDEAIRNASLSAMLFMLIAKDKGWDTCPMIGFDPEQMRKELNIPDQYVPVMLIALGKEDLSGQRLRGYRKPVGEFVTYNGF, from the coding sequence ATGAGCGAACTTACGAATGTGTTAAAAGAGAGAAGGTCTGCAACGAAGTTTCACCCGGAGGCAAAAATCTCCGGGCAAGAGCTGGAGGAAATATTCAGTCTTGTGAAGTATGCGCCGTCTGCATTTAATTTGCAGCATGCCCACTACGTTGTCGTGCATGATCCGGAGAAGAAAAACAAAGTGTACGAGGCCGCGAACAAGCAATACAAGATTAAGACCGCCTCGGCTGCCATTCTCGTTCTTGGCGATTTGAATGCTTACGAAAATGTGAGACAGCTTAACGAGGGAATGCTGCATTTGGGTATTATAAATAAGCAGGAGCTCGATATGACGGTGGAATCGGTAACTCAGTTCTATGAGGAGCGGGGCGATTCATTTAAACGGGATGAGGCCATTCGCAATGCGAGCCTGTCGGCAATGCTATTTATGCTGATTGCCAAGGACAAAGGCTGGGATACTTGCCCGATGATCGGCTTTGATCCTGAGCAAATGCGGAAGGAACTGAACATTCCGGATCAATACGTCCCTGTCATGCTGATCGCGCTGGGCAAAGAGGATTTATCCGGACAGCGGCTGCGCGGGTATCGCAAGCCAGTAGGCGAGTTCGTTACGTATAACGGCTTCTAA
- a CDS encoding MarR family transcriptional regulator: MPDQEHTASLKLFVVLSKAYKTIMDQAIKDMKQRGLSPSEFTILEVLYNKGRIPLQQIGDKILITSGSVTYNIDKLVQKGLIRRVPCEQDRRVIYAEITAEGNELFERIFPDHAEFVHSKLGGLNYEEKLQAIELLKRLGKGAESS, encoded by the coding sequence ATGCCGGATCAAGAACATACTGCTTCGCTGAAATTGTTTGTTGTGCTCTCCAAAGCTTACAAGACGATCATGGATCAAGCGATCAAGGATATGAAGCAGCGGGGCTTGTCCCCTTCGGAATTTACAATTCTGGAGGTGCTGTATAACAAAGGGCGGATTCCTTTGCAGCAAATTGGGGATAAAATTCTGATCACCAGCGGAAGCGTGACCTACAATATCGACAAGCTTGTTCAGAAAGGACTCATTCGGCGGGTACCCTGCGAGCAGGACCGAAGAGTGATCTACGCCGAAATTACGGCGGAAGGAAACGAGTTGTTCGAGCGGATTTTCCCGGATCATGCCGAATTTGTTCATTCGAAGCTGGGCGGACTTAACTACGAAGAGAAGCTGCAGGCGATCGAACTCCTCAAACGTCTAGGTAAAGGGGCGGAGAGCTCTTAG
- a CDS encoding DUF559 domain-containing protein, with protein MLDWRGRSYFCDFAWFNLAAKLIIEIKGFGPHVRDMDRQKYCNELNRETFLSAMGFQVISFAYDDVARRPELCITLLRMVLSRYQADISPASLIHIAEREVIRLACSLARPLRPIDVETHLNVNHRTAV; from the coding sequence GTGCTGGATTGGCGCGGACGCTCTTATTTTTGTGATTTTGCTTGGTTCAACCTGGCTGCAAAACTGATCATTGAGATCAAGGGATTCGGCCCCCATGTTAGAGATATGGACAGGCAAAAATACTGCAACGAGCTCAACCGTGAAACCTTCTTATCCGCCATGGGATTCCAGGTCATCTCTTTTGCATATGACGACGTGGCCCGCCGCCCTGAGTTATGCATTACGCTGCTGCGCATGGTGCTTAGCCGTTATCAGGCGGATATTTCGCCTGCCAGCCTTATCCATATAGCGGAACGTGAAGTAATCCGCCTTGCCTGTAGCCTTGCTCGTCCTCTGCGTCCTATTGATGTCGAAACTCATTTAAACGTCAATCATCGAACGGCTGTATGA
- a CDS encoding low molecular weight protein-tyrosine-phosphatase — translation MVKVLFVCLGNICRSPMAEAVFRSQVNEAGLADRIEVDSAGTGDWHIGKPPHEGTRQILKQYGIDDAGMFARQVSKNDFQDFQYIIAMDDMNVKDLAQWFPEDRKVEVKKMLDFVPKHAGGNVPDPYYTGNFQEVYEMIDEGCQRLLQVIREEQGLN, via the coding sequence ATGGTTAAAGTGTTATTTGTATGTCTGGGCAATATTTGCAGATCTCCGATGGCAGAAGCGGTATTTCGCAGCCAGGTGAATGAGGCCGGGTTAGCGGATCGGATCGAAGTTGATTCTGCAGGTACTGGAGATTGGCACATCGGCAAGCCGCCGCATGAAGGGACCCGCCAAATTTTAAAGCAATATGGCATCGATGATGCCGGGATGTTCGCCAGACAGGTCAGCAAAAATGACTTCCAAGATTTCCAATACATCATTGCTATGGACGACATGAACGTTAAGGATTTGGCGCAGTGGTTTCCGGAAGACCGCAAGGTGGAAGTCAAGAAGATGCTTGATTTTGTGCCGAAGCATGCTGGAGGAAATGTTCCCGATCCTTACTATACAGGCAATTTCCAAGAGGTATACGAGATGATAGACGAAGGCTGCCAGCGTCTGCTGCAGGTTATTCGGGAAGAGCAGGGATTGAATTAA
- a CDS encoding ring-cleaving dioxygenase: MKLQTAGIHHITAFARSPQENVDFYAGILGLRLVKRTINFDAPEVYHLYFGDENGSPGTIITFFPWPDSRRGKVGGGQVGITTYVVPPGALGFWEERLKGFGISLTKTSRFGEDYLHFRDNEGLWIELVERESGANSTWSFGGIPVDKAIKGFGGAVLFSVHAKQTMRVLEEVLGFSKVAENDSYARFQASGEIGNIIDVPLKDMEWGSGGAGTVHHIAWRAKDFDEHEEWQQKVGQSGFNPTQIIDRQYFNAIYFREAGGILFEIATDPPGFARDEEPEALGEQLMLPSWFEPVRAQIEANLEPIEVRVLKEGQK, translated from the coding sequence ATGAAATTACAAACAGCAGGCATTCATCATATTACAGCATTCGCGCGGAGTCCGCAGGAGAACGTCGATTTCTACGCCGGTATTCTCGGATTAAGATTAGTAAAAAGAACGATCAATTTTGATGCTCCTGAAGTATACCATCTGTATTTCGGTGATGAGAACGGCAGTCCGGGAACGATCATTACCTTCTTTCCTTGGCCGGATTCCCGGCGCGGAAAGGTCGGAGGCGGCCAGGTAGGAATCACGACATATGTCGTTCCTCCGGGAGCGCTCGGTTTCTGGGAAGAACGGCTGAAAGGTTTCGGGATTTCTTTGACGAAAACATCGCGATTTGGTGAAGACTACTTGCATTTCCGGGATAACGAAGGATTGTGGATTGAACTCGTAGAACGCGAGTCAGGTGCCAACAGCACCTGGTCATTCGGAGGAATTCCTGTAGACAAGGCGATCAAAGGTTTTGGCGGGGCCGTTTTATTTAGCGTGCATGCTAAGCAAACGATGCGGGTTCTCGAGGAAGTTCTCGGATTTAGCAAAGTGGCAGAGAACGATTCCTACGCCCGGTTCCAAGCCTCGGGAGAGATCGGCAACATCATCGATGTGCCATTGAAGGATATGGAATGGGGCAGCGGCGGAGCCGGCACCGTTCACCATATCGCCTGGCGGGCAAAGGACTTCGACGAACACGAAGAGTGGCAGCAAAAGGTCGGCCAAAGCGGCTTTAACCCGACGCAAATCATCGACCGTCAGTACTTCAATGCCATCTACTTCCGGGAAGCAGGCGGGATACTCTTTGAAATAGCTACCGATCCTCCGGGTTTTGCCCGTGATGAGGAGCCGGAGGCGCTGGGCGAGCAGCTGATGCTTCCATCATGGTTCGAACCCGTGCGGGCGCAGATCGAGGCTAATCTTGAGCCAATTGAAGTTAGGGTGTTAAAGGAGGGGCAGAAGTGA
- a CDS encoding VOC family protein translates to MKPRITVLTLGVDDLERSLHFYRDGLGFPTEGIVGQEFEHGAVAFFDLHAGLKLAIWRRKDISYEAKVPLAAPSSTEMTIGHNVGSKAEVDQVIEQARQAGATITDPPHDTFWGGYSAHFLDPDGHLWEIVWNPAWELEP, encoded by the coding sequence ATGAAACCGCGAATAACCGTGCTTACATTAGGTGTAGATGATTTAGAAAGATCGCTGCATTTTTATCGGGATGGCCTCGGCTTTCCTACAGAAGGCATTGTTGGGCAAGAGTTCGAGCACGGGGCAGTGGCCTTCTTCGATCTGCATGCAGGTCTCAAGCTGGCTATTTGGAGGCGAAAGGATATTTCTTACGAGGCCAAGGTACCGCTCGCAGCGCCCAGTTCAACGGAAATGACGATCGGCCACAATGTAGGCAGCAAAGCGGAAGTCGATCAGGTGATCGAGCAGGCGAGGCAGGCAGGCGCAACGATCACCGATCCGCCGCATGATACGTTCTGGGGAGGATATTCGGCTCACTTCCTTGATCCAGACGGCCATTTGTGGGAGATAGTCTGGAATCCGGCGTGGGAGTTAGAGCCTTAG
- a CDS encoding HAMP domain-containing sensor histidine kinase, which produces MFKTLYVRIVVYYLAAVLLGVVTAWAAAIFLFQDSTERYTEQELALKGQQLIQLYSQTQPEDRRTFLESAAQLSSVKMKVTAPNSQEIQFYNWAAADHFCDCDISVALPWPLDGGTYQMELAQAASSESSGFTEIGLILLIVLLVGGFVILFFARRLVTPIQTVTAAAKQLATGDFDVRLPENQRDEMGTLSQAINHMAAELGQLDRERQEFVANVSHEFQSPLTLMKGFSAMLLEGSLQDSERTRALQIIMQESERLSRLSDNLLRLAALDSERYEINPAYFDLAEQIRRTVLTFEPLWSDKQLEVEMKGARTMVYADEELLNQVWINLMSNAIKFAPADGRIIIELLADKDQAEIRFYDNGPPVPPEDREQIFKRFFKADRARDRNIDGNGLGLSIVKKIVDFHEGAIFIVSENGSGKAFVVQIPVMPCYAAERMT; this is translated from the coding sequence ATGTTTAAGACGCTCTATGTACGCATCGTTGTCTATTATCTTGCTGCCGTACTCCTCGGTGTGGTAACCGCTTGGGCTGCGGCCATCTTCCTATTTCAGGATTCCACCGAACGCTACACAGAACAGGAGCTTGCTCTAAAAGGCCAGCAGCTTATTCAATTGTACAGTCAAACGCAGCCGGAGGATCGGCGGACATTCCTTGAAAGCGCGGCTCAGCTCTCATCCGTCAAAATGAAGGTAACTGCTCCGAACTCGCAGGAGATTCAATTTTATAACTGGGCTGCTGCCGACCATTTCTGCGACTGCGATATATCAGTCGCACTGCCATGGCCATTAGACGGGGGGACGTACCAGATGGAGCTTGCACAGGCCGCTTCCAGTGAATCCTCGGGCTTCACGGAAATCGGACTTATCTTATTAATTGTCCTGCTCGTGGGCGGGTTCGTTATTTTATTTTTTGCGAGGCGTTTGGTTACTCCTATTCAGACGGTAACGGCTGCGGCTAAGCAGCTGGCAACCGGTGATTTCGATGTGAGGCTGCCTGAGAATCAGCGCGATGAGATGGGGACGCTGTCCCAAGCTATAAATCACATGGCTGCGGAGCTCGGGCAGTTGGACCGGGAACGGCAGGAGTTTGTCGCTAACGTGTCCCATGAATTCCAGTCCCCGCTCACCTTAATGAAAGGCTTCTCCGCCATGCTTCTTGAAGGGTCGCTTCAAGACTCGGAGCGAACGCGAGCCCTCCAAATTATCATGCAGGAAAGTGAACGCTTATCGCGGCTAAGCGACAATTTACTCCGATTGGCTGCGCTGGACTCGGAAAGGTATGAAATTAATCCGGCATACTTCGACTTAGCTGAGCAGATCCGGAGAACAGTCCTCACCTTTGAACCGCTTTGGTCGGATAAACAGCTGGAGGTGGAGATGAAAGGGGCTCGAACGATGGTTTATGCAGATGAGGAGCTTCTGAACCAGGTGTGGATCAATCTTATGTCAAATGCAATTAAGTTCGCTCCTGCCGATGGAAGGATTATTATTGAGCTGCTGGCGGACAAGGATCAGGCGGAAATTCGTTTTTATGATAATGGCCCTCCAGTGCCGCCTGAAGATAGAGAGCAAATATTTAAACGATTTTTCAAAGCGGATCGGGCTAGAGACCGAAATATAGATGGCAATGGCTTAGGTTTGTCCATCGTCAAGAAAATCGTGGATTTCCATGAAGGAGCCATTTTTATAGTTTCAGAGAACGGGAGCGGCAAAGCGTTTGTCGTTCAAATTCCTGTCATGCCATGCTATGCAGCGGAGCGAATGACATAG
- a CDS encoding phosphotransferase family protein, which produces MNLMYREIPDARTWTRIKQIHAGWSDDKKYYIQTNDGRELLLRLADISKYERKKWEYESVRRLIHMDISMSRPVDFGICNEGRSVYILFTWVEGEDAREAIRRLGPLEQYRLGLKSGEILRSLHEIPAQIQSLSWAERYNLKIDKYIANYRTCGIHFKGAEQILNYIEAHRYLLESRPVTFQHGDYHLGNMVVSGSGELGIIDFNRLDDGDPWEEFNRITWCAKESAEFASGRIHGYFQDEVPESFFKLMALYIACNQIASVPWAIPYGEAEVKYMLEQAEQVLEWYHSFETSVPSWYLPS; this is translated from the coding sequence GTGAACTTGATGTACAGAGAGATACCGGATGCAAGAACATGGACGAGAATAAAGCAGATTCACGCAGGATGGTCGGATGATAAGAAGTATTATATTCAGACGAACGACGGCAGGGAATTGCTGCTAAGATTGGCGGACATATCTAAGTATGAACGGAAAAAATGGGAATATGAATCGGTTCGTCGGCTAATACATATGGATATCTCTATGTCCCGACCGGTGGATTTTGGCATTTGCAATGAAGGCAGGTCAGTCTATATCCTGTTTACTTGGGTTGAAGGTGAGGATGCAAGAGAAGCTATTCGTAGGCTTGGTCCCTTAGAACAATATCGGCTTGGCTTGAAGTCGGGAGAAATATTAAGATCTCTGCATGAAATTCCGGCGCAGATTCAGTCTTTATCTTGGGCTGAGCGCTATAATCTGAAAATCGATAAATATATCGCCAATTATAGGACGTGCGGGATTCATTTTAAGGGAGCGGAACAAATTCTAAACTATATTGAAGCGCATCGTTATTTATTGGAGAGCAGGCCGGTGACCTTTCAGCATGGCGATTATCATCTCGGAAATATGGTCGTTTCAGGCTCCGGGGAGCTGGGTATCATTGATTTTAATCGCTTAGATGATGGAGATCCCTGGGAGGAGTTCAATCGCATTACTTGGTGCGCCAAGGAAAGTGCGGAATTCGCTTCGGGCCGGATTCACGGGTATTTTCAAGATGAGGTGCCTGAATCGTTTTTTAAATTAATGGCGTTATATATAGCTTGCAATCAGATAGCATCTGTTCCCTGGGCGATCCCCTATGGTGAAGCAGAAGTGAAATACATGCTGGAACAGGCGGAGCAGGTGCTAGAATGGTATCATAGCTTCGAAACTTCGGTCCCAAGCTGGTATTTGCCGAGTTAG
- a CDS encoding DoxX family protein: MLDVGLLLIRLVVGLLFIGHGAQKLFGMFGGYGPKGTGGWMESIGIKPGVLMAVLAGLMEFVGGLLFTLGFLMPLAAALIALAMLGAIVKVHFKNGLWSTANGYEYPLVLLVVAIAMALTGAGHISLDALL; encoded by the coding sequence ATGTTGGATGTAGGGCTATTGTTGATTCGTTTAGTTGTTGGGCTATTGTTCATTGGTCATGGTGCACAGAAATTGTTCGGGATGTTCGGAGGCTACGGGCCGAAGGGCACCGGCGGTTGGATGGAATCAATCGGCATCAAACCGGGGGTACTGATGGCGGTGCTGGCAGGGCTCATGGAATTTGTTGGAGGACTGCTCTTCACGTTAGGGTTTCTTATGCCGCTGGCAGCCGCCCTTATTGCACTGGCTATGCTGGGAGCGATCGTCAAGGTGCACTTCAAGAACGGTTTGTGGTCGACGGCAAACGGCTATGAATACCCGCTGGTTCTGCTCGTTGTTGCGATTGCCATGGCATTGACGGGCGCAGGTCATATTTCGCTGGATGCTTTGTTGTAA
- a CDS encoding SGNH/GDSL hydrolase family protein: MLLEKGQKLLFIGDSITDCERQRPNGEGLFFALGKGYVALVDALLQSVYPELGIRVVNKGNSGNTVRDLQERWQEDVLDQKPDWLSIMIGINDVWRQYDTPLITEYHVYAEEYEKTLRNLVAKTKPHLQGLVLMTPFYLEPNPEDKMRKTMDEYGAIVKKVAADTGAVFIDTQAAFNVVLEELYPATLAWDRVHPSYAGHMVLARAFLKEVGFEWNRG, translated from the coding sequence ATGCTGTTGGAAAAAGGACAAAAACTGCTGTTCATTGGAGATTCGATTACGGATTGCGAGCGTCAACGGCCAAATGGAGAAGGATTGTTTTTCGCTTTAGGCAAAGGATATGTTGCTCTGGTTGACGCCCTGCTGCAGTCGGTCTATCCGGAGCTGGGAATACGTGTAGTGAATAAAGGGAACAGTGGCAACACCGTGCGTGACCTGCAGGAGAGATGGCAGGAGGATGTCCTCGACCAGAAGCCGGACTGGTTGTCTATCATGATTGGCATTAACGATGTATGGCGCCAATATGATACGCCGCTAATTACCGAGTATCATGTCTATGCCGAAGAATATGAAAAAACGCTGCGCAATCTCGTAGCCAAGACAAAACCGCATCTGCAAGGGCTTGTACTGATGACGCCTTTTTATTTGGAGCCCAATCCCGAGGATAAAATGCGCAAGACGATGGATGAATACGGGGCGATCGTAAAGAAGGTCGCTGCTGATACTGGTGCGGTATTCATCGATACCCAAGCGGCGTTTAATGTAGTGCTTGAGGAGCTGTACCCGGCAACGCTAGCCTGGGATCGCGTCCATCCTTCCTATGCAGGGCATATGGTACTGGCCCGGGCATTTTTGAAGGAAGTCGGGTTTGAGTGGAACCGGGGTTAG
- a CDS encoding multidrug efflux SMR transporter, with protein MSNQNKKSSILKQSKPLTRRMAWLFLIAAGLIEIYWAAALKNNSLGILTLIALLLSFELLIRATKMIPIGTGYAIFTGIGTIGTILVDMFYFQEPFRWVKILLILLLAAFIIGLKISDGGMKKEGA; from the coding sequence ATGTCAAATCAAAATAAAAAAAGCAGTATTCTCAAACAAAGCAAGCCATTAACAAGGCGGATGGCGTGGCTATTTTTAATCGCTGCGGGACTCATAGAAATTTACTGGGCTGCTGCTCTTAAGAACAATTCGCTGGGGATTCTTACCTTAATCGCCCTTCTTCTCAGCTTCGAGTTATTAATAAGAGCTACGAAGATGATTCCGATCGGAACAGGATATGCCATTTTCACCGGAATTGGTACGATCGGGACGATACTCGTTGACATGTTTTATTTTCAAGAACCTTTTAGATGGGTCAAAATTCTATTGATTCTTCTATTGGCGGCATTCATCATTGGTTTGAAAATTTCCGATGGCGGCATGAAAAAGGAGGGGGCATAA
- a CDS encoding SDR family oxidoreductase: protein MLLNEKVIVTGAASGIGKEIVQHCLREGASIIACDINEHSLHELESSMDAPVTLTTYHLDVSNYSQVAAFFAYVAEKHCDVNGLVNNAGIYLAKSIMDYQEDEISTVMDVNIKGAVYFSQMFAKLLIGNESNRRKGTIVNISSVSGIEGSSDAVYGLSKAALLGLTKSCAMNFSPYIRVNAVAPTMVNTSMMDVIPDWRKQEYLSHQLIDSPVLPKDVAETVTFLLSEKSRHYTGATFDLNNGCYLR from the coding sequence TTGCTGTTAAATGAAAAAGTAATCGTAACAGGCGCGGCTTCGGGGATCGGAAAAGAAATTGTACAGCATTGCCTGCGTGAAGGGGCTTCAATTATTGCCTGTGACATCAACGAGCATTCGCTCCATGAACTGGAGTCTTCCATGGATGCACCGGTAACTCTCACAACTTACCATCTGGATGTCAGCAATTACAGCCAGGTTGCTGCTTTTTTTGCGTATGTTGCAGAGAAGCATTGCGATGTCAACGGCTTAGTCAATAATGCGGGCATTTATTTGGCCAAAAGCATTATGGATTACCAGGAGGATGAGATCAGCACGGTGATGGACGTGAATATTAAGGGGGCGGTTTATTTCTCTCAGATGTTCGCAAAGCTGCTGATTGGAAATGAATCCAACAGGCGGAAGGGAACGATTGTGAATATTTCTTCCGTATCGGGGATCGAAGGAAGCTCAGATGCCGTCTATGGGCTATCTAAAGCGGCTTTGCTCGGATTAACGAAAAGCTGTGCAATGAATTTTTCGCCATACATACGCGTTAATGCCGTTGCACCGACGATGGTTAACACGTCCATGATGGATGTCATCCCCGATTGGAGAAAGCAGGAATACCTCAGCCACCAATTAATCGATTCCCCCGTACTTCCTAAAGATGTAGCTGAAACGGTAACATTCCTATTATCGGAAAAATCCAGACATTATACAGGAGCTACCTTTGATTTAAATAATGGCTGCTATTTGAGGTGA